The Bradyrhizobium ottawaense genome window below encodes:
- a CDS encoding serine/threonine protein kinase: MAAEGRDASIPGAVVASSAQDEADVFTLVGTVLERSSAEMVLRPASDAVFALLDGRSMLFSEAGQKIFELDRVGAFIWCKLAQGASLEDTCKGLGTLGIDEQTARQFTRQVVDVWIDRALLEVDWRMPTDFAFSAVLGRHRIGVRAANRDLLRRLCSLFCVSDQSAGGDDDIAIEAMMLDEQVLLRGEDSSISRCQVEALAPTIKAHITERLIRSDRWTFSLHAASLVKDGMGLLLCGQPGAGKSTLTLQLVDAGLRYAGDDVALVGADGAICGIPFALTLKEGSWDLLSRLHGGRYDATHRRSDGVLVRYVPIADAYHQSFSAGWIIFLNRVASGPAELTAIDQLDSMKRLIDNGFAADGRLSQAGFFALKRIVAGAPSLQLTYCEAVEARRVLMDLCNGKA, from the coding sequence GTGGCTGCCGAGGGCCGCGACGCTAGCATCCCGGGCGCTGTCGTCGCTTCGTCGGCACAGGACGAGGCAGATGTCTTCACATTGGTTGGAACCGTGCTGGAAAGATCGTCGGCAGAGATGGTATTGAGACCGGCTTCGGATGCAGTGTTCGCGCTGCTGGACGGTCGATCAATGCTCTTTAGCGAAGCAGGGCAGAAGATCTTTGAACTGGACCGAGTAGGGGCATTCATCTGGTGTAAGCTGGCGCAAGGCGCCTCTCTGGAAGACACCTGTAAGGGGCTTGGGACCCTAGGCATCGACGAGCAGACCGCGCGCCAGTTCACCCGACAGGTCGTAGATGTCTGGATCGATCGAGCGTTGCTCGAGGTCGACTGGCGAATGCCGACCGATTTTGCCTTCTCGGCGGTACTAGGCCGGCACCGAATAGGGGTCCGGGCTGCAAATCGGGACCTCTTGAGGCGGCTGTGTTCGCTGTTTTGTGTTTCGGACCAGAGCGCCGGCGGCGACGACGACATTGCGATCGAGGCAATGATGCTGGACGAGCAAGTGCTCTTGCGCGGAGAGGATTCCAGCATCTCCAGATGTCAAGTCGAAGCACTTGCCCCAACGATCAAAGCTCACATCACCGAGCGGCTTATTCGAAGCGATCGCTGGACCTTCTCCCTTCATGCCGCTTCTCTTGTGAAGGACGGTATGGGACTATTGTTGTGCGGCCAGCCGGGAGCCGGAAAGTCTACCCTCACATTGCAGCTGGTGGATGCCGGACTTCGGTACGCCGGCGATGACGTTGCGCTGGTTGGCGCTGACGGAGCGATCTGCGGCATCCCGTTTGCTCTCACGCTCAAGGAGGGGTCGTGGGACTTGCTCTCGCGACTACATGGCGGCCGGTACGACGCGACGCATCGCCGCTCCGACGGCGTTCTGGTGCGATACGTACCCATTGCGGATGCGTACCACCAAAGCTTTTCCGCAGGCTGGATCATCTTCTTGAACCGTGTCGCGAGCGGTCCGGCCGAACTAACCGCGATAGATCAACTGGATTCGATGAAGCGGCTCATCGACAACGGATTTGCTGCTGACGGAAGACTTTCGCAGGCCGGCTTTTTCGCTTTGAAGCGGATCGTCGCGGGCGCGCCATCGCTTCAACTCACCTATTGCGAGGCCGTGGAGGCTCGCCGCGTGCTTATGGATCTATGCAATGGCAAGGCATAG
- a CDS encoding nucleotidyltransferase family protein, producing the protein MARHSAALTSLCNCLQGMPPVDVEWTSVIGLANQTLTTPALIDFVDKFAPVLSEDVCGYIRQIHGRNVLRNNRLVAQLEEAVVAMNDLGITPIMLKGASTLVTAPEERRGVRLMSDLDIMVMPDEARMAVSALCAIGYDVDYETPPESHRWHVELNRSQDVGTIDLQRAAPGPAYLYRSFGHPLNHCVPAPLGRGRVYIPAPTYRALMLIIHDQFQDYGYWLGDLDLRHLVELRDMSNSAEGLDWKELASLVSGELMKNAVETQLFALAELLGVEIPQELRSRLIPRLQFMRQLMQARFPATRVPFLAMMMLDLGNYRKVANDTIQPTARRRGLWSLPRMGTLQFLLKAAVAVRAGKA; encoded by the coding sequence ATGGCAAGGCATAGCGCGGCGCTCACGAGCCTCTGCAATTGCCTGCAAGGCATGCCACCTGTCGATGTCGAATGGACGTCCGTAATCGGGCTCGCAAATCAGACTCTGACGACACCGGCGCTCATCGATTTTGTCGACAAATTTGCACCGGTCCTGTCGGAGGACGTCTGCGGATATATTCGCCAGATCCACGGCCGAAACGTGCTGCGGAACAATCGGCTCGTCGCTCAACTCGAAGAAGCCGTCGTTGCGATGAACGACCTGGGAATTACGCCAATCATGCTCAAGGGGGCATCGACGCTGGTGACCGCGCCTGAAGAGCGACGAGGCGTTCGGCTAATGTCCGACCTGGATATTATGGTTATGCCGGACGAAGCCAGAATGGCAGTCTCCGCTCTATGCGCAATTGGCTACGATGTTGACTATGAGACCCCTCCCGAAAGCCACAGATGGCATGTCGAGCTGAATCGCTCGCAGGATGTCGGGACCATCGACCTGCAGCGGGCAGCTCCAGGTCCCGCGTACCTCTACCGGAGCTTCGGGCACCCGCTGAACCATTGTGTGCCCGCGCCGCTGGGGCGCGGACGCGTGTATATCCCCGCGCCTACCTACCGGGCGCTCATGTTGATCATCCATGATCAATTTCAAGACTACGGTTATTGGCTGGGCGACCTCGACCTGCGGCACCTAGTTGAATTGCGCGATATGAGCAATTCCGCCGAGGGCCTGGATTGGAAAGAGCTTGCCTCTCTTGTCTCGGGCGAATTGATGAAGAACGCGGTTGAAACCCAGCTGTTTGCTCTTGCTGAGTTGCTTGGCGTCGAGATTCCGCAAGAGTTGCGCTCTCGGCTGATTCCCCGTCTGCAGTTCATGCGACAGTTGATGCAAGCACGATTTCCAGCCACGCGCGTGCCCTTCCTCGCAATGATGATGCTGGATCTCGGAAACTACCGGAAGGTAGCGAATGACACCATCCAACCCACTGCGCGCCGGCGTGGATTGTGGTCCCTGCCGAGGATGGGAACCCTGCAGTTTCTGTTGAAGGCGGCCGTCGCGGTGCGCGCAGGGAAGGCCTAA
- a CDS encoding exopolysaccharide biosynthesis polyprenyl glycosylphosphotransferase, producing MNFVNRHLPDRNDTARVSLEPSVSSRHKWPLRYDWIEPVALCADIATILLASIVSTLLYRLQNGQAEGDHGNAFGLALVSAACVASVLKAQGLYRPIELLVLKNQVRAVCVTWASLLLLIWAADGFAIRPGVSQEAGPLFAILGLGLLVAERWAVKSLLIRGLSERRFASTNIVLITDQPLSKNAGLPETLAMHGYCIQGRFSLPPIGFGPAGRKRLTSRVIDHIRNARLDQVVVEASPERWPELRAFVAELRVLPFPVIFVPVGTTAELLRHPTRSLGSAVCVELQRGPLTPFECAAKRIIDILGAGLALAISAPLLALAAIAIKLDSPGPVFFRQQRCGFNGRTFLIRKFRTMHVLEDGSVIVQATPVDQRITRVGRWLRRSSFDELPQLLNVLEGSMSLVGPRPHALAHDGQFDKLVRNYAFRRRVRPGLTGWAQIHGCRGATPTASMIEARVQYDLWYVDNWSLRLDLAILLQTPMEVLRGRNAY from the coding sequence ATGAACTTCGTGAACCGGCACCTCCCCGATCGAAACGATACGGCTCGTGTCAGCCTCGAGCCGTCGGTGTCCTCCAGGCATAAATGGCCCCTCCGTTATGACTGGATCGAACCTGTTGCACTCTGTGCCGATATCGCGACGATTTTGTTGGCCAGCATCGTCTCCACATTACTGTACCGGCTCCAAAACGGGCAAGCTGAGGGAGACCATGGCAACGCATTTGGCTTAGCGCTGGTCAGCGCAGCTTGCGTTGCATCCGTGCTGAAGGCTCAAGGTCTTTATCGCCCGATTGAGCTCCTCGTCCTCAAAAATCAGGTTCGGGCCGTCTGCGTGACGTGGGCGTCATTACTGCTCTTGATTTGGGCCGCCGACGGCTTTGCAATTCGGCCGGGCGTATCTCAGGAAGCAGGCCCGCTCTTCGCCATCCTTGGCCTGGGGTTGCTTGTAGCCGAGCGATGGGCTGTCAAATCGCTGCTGATAAGAGGCCTGAGCGAAAGAAGATTTGCCAGCACGAATATCGTTCTAATCACGGACCAGCCGCTTTCGAAAAATGCCGGCCTACCGGAAACCTTGGCTATGCATGGATATTGCATCCAGGGGCGGTTCAGCCTGCCGCCCATTGGGTTCGGTCCCGCCGGTCGCAAGCGCCTCACGTCTCGCGTAATCGACCACATTCGCAACGCCCGGCTCGACCAGGTGGTGGTCGAAGCCAGCCCGGAGCGATGGCCCGAGCTTCGGGCATTTGTTGCCGAGTTGCGGGTATTACCGTTTCCGGTCATATTCGTGCCGGTCGGCACAACAGCCGAATTGCTACGACATCCTACGCGCAGCCTTGGTAGTGCCGTTTGCGTAGAATTGCAGCGCGGTCCCCTTACCCCGTTCGAGTGCGCGGCCAAGCGAATCATTGATATCCTTGGCGCGGGGCTCGCCTTGGCGATATCCGCACCGCTGCTTGCGCTTGCCGCAATCGCAATCAAGCTGGATTCTCCCGGCCCCGTGTTCTTCCGGCAACAACGCTGTGGTTTTAATGGTCGGACATTCTTGATCCGCAAATTTCGGACCATGCACGTGCTCGAGGACGGCAGCGTGATAGTTCAGGCCACCCCGGTCGACCAACGCATCACCCGCGTGGGCAGATGGCTGCGTCGGTCTAGTTTCGATGAACTGCCGCAACTGCTGAATGTGCTCGAGGGCAGCATGTCGCTGGTGGGTCCGCGCCCCCACGCCTTGGCCCACGACGGACAGTTTGACAAGCTCGTGCGAAACTACGCGTTTCGTCGCAGGGTCAGGCCAGGACTGACTGGATGGGCCCAGATCCACGGCTGCCGCGGCGCAACACCTACAGCGTCCATGATCGAAGCACGTGTACAGTACGACCTCTGGTACGTCGACAATTGGAGCCTTCGGCTGGATCTCGCAATCCTGTTGCAAACTCCGATGGAGGTCTTGCGGGGCCGCAACGCCTACTAG
- the rfbC gene encoding dTDP-4-dehydrorhamnose 3,5-epimerase, protein MLEVRSLAIPDVKLVRSKRFSDTRGYFCETFRRSAFAERGISHDFIQDNQSCSERVGTVRGLHFQQPPFAQTKLVRVLRGAIVDVVVDLRRRSPTFGRHVSVKLDSETDEQLLVPKGFAHGFCTLEPQTTVFYKVDEVYSPDHDAGIHWADPELAIEWPVRASAAQLSPKDRALPRFDQLASVFE, encoded by the coding sequence ATGCTGGAAGTGCGAAGTTTGGCGATTCCGGATGTCAAGCTGGTCCGATCGAAACGCTTTTCCGATACGCGCGGCTATTTTTGCGAGACGTTTCGTCGCTCTGCTTTCGCCGAAAGAGGAATTTCTCACGATTTCATCCAAGACAATCAATCCTGCTCGGAGCGAGTCGGGACGGTTCGCGGATTGCACTTCCAGCAGCCTCCTTTCGCGCAGACCAAGCTGGTTCGCGTGTTAAGGGGAGCGATCGTTGACGTGGTGGTCGACCTTCGGCGGCGGTCGCCGACATTCGGCCGGCACGTCTCGGTCAAACTGGATAGCGAGACTGACGAGCAGTTGCTCGTTCCAAAAGGGTTCGCTCACGGTTTCTGTACGCTCGAGCCTCAAACTACGGTCTTTTACAAGGTCGACGAGGTCTACTCTCCGGACCACGACGCCGGCATCCATTGGGCCGATCCGGAATTGGCTATCGAGTGGCCGGTGAGGGCCTCGGCGGCCCAGCTTTCACCGAAGGATCGGGCGCTTCCCCGTTTCGACCAGCTTGCTTCAGTGTTTGAATAG
- the rfbB gene encoding dTDP-glucose 4,6-dehydratase, whose translation MRVLVTGGAGFIGSAVCRQLVLEAGASVVNVDKLTYAANLASLASIEGTSCYRFEQHDICDQEAVTRLFHEWEPSAVIHLAAESHVDRSITGSAAFVSTNIVGTYTLLEAARRYYDGLSSQRRSQFRFIHVSTDEVYGSLGPVDCFREDTPYRPSSPYSASKAASDHLALAWYKTYGLPVIVSNCSNNYGPFQFPEKLIPLTVLNAIEHKPLPVYGDGSNVRDWLHVDDHAAGLIRLLFEGRAGEKYNFGGDSERSNLEVVTQICDVLDRLRPGPTARRSLISFVPDRPGHDARYAIDASKARSELGWQPTRSFEQGLADTVEWYLASGAWWARARNMVYDGARLGLPATRH comes from the coding sequence ATGCGTGTCCTGGTGACCGGAGGAGCGGGATTTATCGGGTCTGCGGTCTGTCGACAGTTGGTGCTGGAAGCCGGTGCCTCGGTCGTCAATGTCGACAAGTTGACCTATGCGGCCAATTTGGCCTCGCTGGCATCCATCGAAGGTACCAGCTGTTATCGATTCGAGCAGCATGACATCTGCGATCAGGAGGCGGTCACTCGCTTGTTTCACGAGTGGGAGCCAAGCGCAGTCATCCACTTGGCAGCGGAGAGCCATGTCGATCGGTCGATTACAGGCTCGGCAGCGTTCGTTAGCACCAACATCGTCGGTACCTATACTCTACTGGAAGCTGCCAGACGATATTACGACGGGCTTTCAAGCCAGAGGCGAAGTCAGTTCAGGTTCATTCACGTGTCGACGGACGAGGTCTACGGTTCATTGGGGCCGGTCGACTGCTTCCGGGAAGATACCCCTTACCGGCCGAGTTCACCCTATTCGGCGAGCAAGGCCGCCTCGGACCACCTCGCGCTCGCCTGGTATAAGACCTATGGCTTGCCGGTGATCGTCTCCAATTGTTCGAACAATTACGGACCATTCCAATTCCCGGAAAAGCTCATTCCCCTGACGGTTCTCAACGCGATTGAGCACAAGCCGTTGCCTGTCTATGGCGACGGCAGCAATGTGCGCGATTGGCTTCATGTCGACGATCACGCCGCAGGCCTGATCAGGCTGCTGTTCGAGGGCAGGGCCGGAGAGAAGTACAATTTCGGCGGCGATAGCGAACGCTCGAACCTGGAGGTAGTCACCCAGATTTGTGACGTGCTTGATCGACTACGTCCGGGGCCGACAGCGAGGCGATCCTTGATCTCGTTTGTGCCGGACCGTCCGGGACACGACGCACGTTACGCAATCGATGCGTCCAAAGCGCGCAGCGAGCTGGGATGGCAGCCGACCCGAAGCTTCGAACAAGGTCTCGCCGACACGGTGGAATGGTATCTGGCCAGCGGCGCCTGGTGGGCGCGGGCTCGCAATATGGTCTACGACGGCGCGCGCCTTGGTCTCCCAGCCACCCGCCACTGA
- the rfbD gene encoding dTDP-4-dehydrorhamnose reductase, whose amino-acid sequence MIERPILIAGRNGQLGSCLRDLAALSGLSAVALGREELDLEVRDGIDRTVASIAPCMIINAAAYTAVDRAESEVGKAFSVNRDGAAALADVAWQRNIPLVHLSTDYVFDGAKSEAYDETDVPAPLNTYGASKLAGEAAVLAAHPLATVVRSSWIYSATGSNFVRTMLRLAETRPIARVVCDQHGSPTSAAELAAALLKIAERSITDDRRIAAGIFHVSGQGTTSWHGFAEAIFDGLSRRGVRPPALEAITTEQYPCAARRPLNSRLDSSKVERVFGIRLPAWRHSLETCLDQLVGKGDTDAEGNSPGWRQRNAALSDHACGEQAVAAHL is encoded by the coding sequence ATGATCGAACGACCGATTCTGATTGCTGGTCGAAACGGCCAATTGGGCAGTTGCCTTCGTGATCTCGCTGCGCTTAGCGGCCTATCTGCAGTGGCCCTCGGACGTGAGGAGCTCGACCTAGAAGTCCGGGACGGGATCGACAGGACGGTCGCCTCGATCGCCCCCTGCATGATCATTAATGCCGCGGCTTATACGGCTGTGGATCGGGCAGAGTCGGAAGTCGGAAAAGCCTTCAGTGTCAACCGCGATGGTGCAGCTGCGTTAGCGGATGTCGCATGGCAGAGAAACATTCCGCTTGTGCATTTATCGACGGATTACGTCTTTGACGGTGCCAAGAGCGAGGCTTACGACGAGACCGACGTTCCGGCGCCGTTGAACACATATGGCGCGTCAAAGTTGGCCGGCGAGGCGGCCGTTCTGGCGGCGCATCCTCTCGCGACTGTCGTCAGGTCGTCTTGGATCTACAGCGCAACAGGCAGCAACTTCGTTCGGACGATGTTGCGGCTGGCCGAAACGCGCCCAATCGCAAGGGTGGTCTGCGACCAACACGGAAGCCCGACGTCAGCAGCGGAGCTGGCCGCAGCGCTCCTGAAGATCGCAGAGCGGTCGATCACAGATGATCGCCGCATCGCGGCAGGCATCTTCCATGTGTCCGGCCAGGGAACAACGAGCTGGCACGGCTTCGCCGAGGCAATTTTCGATGGTTTATCCCGTCGTGGAGTGCGGCCGCCGGCGCTGGAAGCGATCACGACTGAGCAGTACCCCTGCGCTGCGCGCAGGCCCCTGAACTCCCGCCTGGACTCGTCCAAAGTGGAGCGCGTGTTTGGAATTCGATTGCCGGCCTGGCGCCACTCTCTCGAAACCTGTCTCGACCAACTTGTCGGAAAAGGAGACACCGATGCTGAAGGGAATAGTCCTGGCTGGCGGCAGCGGAACGCGGCTCTATCCGATCACGCGTGTGGTGAGCAAGCAGTTGCTGCCCATCTATGA
- a CDS encoding AAA family ATPase, whose amino-acid sequence MLQTNTLQTDGARLPSSMPMQADRQDAAGIGELIKLALVFIRRQYLVIIFTTVLAGAASLIYLRLVSPAYTAQVQVLFENPRAQFLQKQSLLSEPIVDVTQIETQLQIIKSQATAAAVIKQLKLGDHPDFKESRSLQSWLLSWLRRWRSNASEAAQSAAPEQLSEAAIASFLDRLSAGRVGYSHVIEVNFTSSDPALAAEIANAIAKAYINDQLDAKFEASRTATNWLRERLRNLGEEALTAERAVDAYKSQNNIVSPGGKPIDEQQITELNTRLATARAQSSEAAAKLSRYETLLGTDPAKPSAISNLDAIGSDAMNSPIITSLRQQYLELSRREAELSARVGRDHLAVVNVRNRLREFRVSILDEVRRLSEISRSEAELAKQRQQEIEKRLSVAIAQSRLTNSAELTIRDLESRAKSLRALYDTFLQQYMGSTQQETFPISETRVIFPASAAQTKSKPKTKVVLSFGLLGGLALGLLLGFVRDVMDRVFRTSSQLEAALELPCLSLVPILNLPKPQRPSARLQQTQEDSSQRILSTAPDIHRAVVGMPLSRYTEAIRAIKIAIDHSPAKTPNQVIGLTSALPNEGKTTIAASVAQLIGHSGKKVIIVDCDLRNPSLSARLVPKAVDGIIEVMNGDRPLEEVVWRDPRTNLAVLPAVQRGPVLHSSELLSDSAICKLFDRLRQSYDYVIVDLPPLSPLVDVRVTAPLIDCYVLVVEWGRTKIEVVQHALHTAPTISDSLIGAVLNKTDIKAMARYDTHRSDYYDDSHYVRYGLSSS is encoded by the coding sequence ATGCTTCAGACCAATACGCTCCAAACCGATGGGGCACGTCTGCCCTCCTCCATGCCAATGCAGGCGGATCGCCAAGACGCCGCGGGCATCGGCGAGCTCATTAAATTGGCGCTCGTCTTTATAAGGCGGCAATACCTCGTCATCATTTTCACCACCGTCCTGGCAGGTGCCGCCAGCCTGATATATCTCCGACTGGTTTCGCCGGCCTACACGGCGCAGGTTCAGGTCCTGTTCGAAAACCCGAGGGCACAATTCCTCCAGAAGCAATCGTTGCTCTCCGAACCGATCGTCGATGTCACTCAGATCGAAACGCAGCTGCAGATCATCAAGTCGCAGGCAACCGCTGCGGCCGTGATCAAGCAGCTAAAATTGGGCGATCATCCGGATTTCAAGGAGTCCCGGTCGCTGCAGTCCTGGCTACTGAGCTGGCTTCGACGATGGCGATCGAATGCGTCGGAAGCTGCGCAATCTGCCGCGCCAGAGCAACTCTCAGAAGCCGCCATTGCGAGCTTTCTGGATCGCCTATCTGCAGGTCGAGTTGGCTACAGTCACGTTATTGAAGTCAACTTCACCTCGAGCGATCCAGCGCTAGCGGCGGAAATCGCGAACGCAATTGCCAAAGCCTACATCAACGATCAGCTCGACGCGAAATTTGAAGCCAGCCGCACTGCAACAAATTGGCTGCGGGAACGGCTGCGAAACCTCGGTGAGGAGGCGTTGACCGCCGAACGTGCCGTTGACGCTTACAAATCTCAGAACAACATCGTTTCGCCCGGTGGAAAACCGATCGACGAGCAGCAGATCACGGAACTCAATACTCGGCTGGCTACCGCCCGTGCGCAGAGTTCGGAGGCTGCGGCCAAGCTGTCCCGCTACGAAACTCTCCTCGGCACCGACCCGGCAAAACCATCCGCGATAAGCAATCTGGATGCCATCGGCTCCGACGCGATGAACAGTCCAATCATTACGTCGCTACGCCAGCAATATCTCGAACTCTCCAGGCGTGAGGCCGAGTTATCGGCACGCGTCGGGCGCGACCATCTGGCGGTCGTTAACGTCCGAAACAGGCTCCGTGAATTTCGGGTCTCCATTCTAGACGAGGTGAGGAGACTTTCCGAGATCAGCCGCAGCGAAGCCGAACTCGCAAAGCAACGGCAGCAGGAGATCGAAAAACGTCTGTCCGTTGCCATTGCGCAGTCGCGCCTCACGAACTCGGCAGAGCTGACGATAAGAGATTTGGAAAGTCGCGCAAAAAGCCTGCGGGCCCTCTACGATACCTTCCTTCAGCAGTACATGGGCTCGACGCAACAGGAGACCTTCCCTATCTCTGAAACCCGGGTCATCTTCCCCGCCTCCGCCGCTCAAACCAAGAGCAAACCGAAGACGAAGGTCGTGCTGAGTTTCGGTCTTCTGGGTGGCCTCGCGCTGGGACTACTGCTCGGTTTCGTGAGAGACGTAATGGACCGCGTTTTCCGTACCTCTTCCCAGCTCGAGGCCGCGCTGGAACTGCCGTGCCTGTCTCTCGTGCCAATCCTGAACTTACCCAAGCCGCAGAGGCCGTCAGCCCGGCTTCAACAGACGCAGGAAGACTCGAGCCAACGAATACTTTCGACCGCTCCGGACATTCATCGCGCCGTCGTAGGCATGCCCCTGTCTCGGTACACGGAGGCCATCCGTGCGATCAAGATTGCGATCGATCACAGCCCGGCAAAGACCCCCAACCAGGTGATTGGCCTGACGTCAGCTCTCCCAAACGAAGGCAAGACCACGATTGCTGCTTCCGTGGCGCAACTTATCGGACACAGCGGGAAGAAGGTCATCATAGTGGACTGCGATCTCCGGAATCCATCGCTCTCGGCCCGTCTCGTCCCGAAGGCGGTGGATGGCATTATTGAAGTCATGAACGGTGATCGCCCACTCGAGGAGGTGGTATGGCGGGATCCGAGGACAAATCTTGCCGTTCTTCCGGCCGTTCAACGCGGGCCCGTACTTCACTCGAGCGAACTTCTGTCCGACAGCGCGATATGCAAGCTCTTTGATCGCCTGCGACAAAGCTATGACTATGTCATTGTAGATCTTCCGCCGCTGAGTCCGCTTGTCGACGTACGGGTCACGGCGCCTCTGATCGATTGTTACGTTCTCGTCGTCGAGTGGGGACGCACCAAGATCGAGGTCGTTCAGCATGCACTGCACACTGCCCCGACGATCTCGGACTCGCTGATCGGCGCAGTCTTGAACAAGACGGACATCAAGGCAATGGCGCGATACGACACCCATCGAAGCGACTACTACGACGACAGTCACTATGTTCGTTACGGTCTTTCGAGCTCTTGA
- the rfbA gene encoding glucose-1-phosphate thymidylyltransferase RfbA yields the protein MLKGIVLAGGSGTRLYPITRVVSKQLLPIYDKPMIYYPLSTLMLAGIREILVITTPADRSQFERLLGNGSQWGISLSYAEQPRPGGLAEAFIVGADFIGTDRVAMVLGDNIFFGGGLRELLTRAAAREEGATVFAYHVRDPERYGVVTFDEAGRPLRIEEKPRKPTSNWAITGLYFFDNRVVRYARRVKPSPRGELEITDLQMRYLAAGALHVERMGRGFAWLDTGTVESLLDAGTFVQTLEKRQGMKVACLEEVAFRQGFIDEDQLLELIQPLEKSGYGRYLNEILRLPGARSGVAIDG from the coding sequence ATGCTGAAGGGAATAGTCCTGGCTGGCGGCAGCGGAACGCGGCTCTATCCGATCACGCGTGTGGTGAGCAAGCAGTTGCTGCCCATCTATGATAAGCCGATGATCTACTACCCGCTGTCGACGCTGATGCTGGCAGGAATCCGCGAAATCCTGGTGATCACGACCCCGGCAGACCGGTCTCAGTTTGAGCGATTGCTCGGAAATGGAAGCCAGTGGGGGATTAGCCTCAGCTATGCGGAGCAACCTCGTCCCGGCGGCCTGGCGGAAGCCTTCATCGTAGGTGCCGATTTCATCGGAACCGATCGCGTCGCAATGGTGCTCGGAGACAATATCTTCTTCGGCGGCGGCTTGCGCGAACTTCTCACAAGGGCGGCAGCCCGCGAGGAAGGCGCAACCGTGTTCGCGTATCACGTGCGCGATCCCGAACGATATGGCGTCGTTACGTTCGACGAGGCGGGCCGCCCACTACGAATCGAGGAAAAGCCGAGAAAGCCGACATCGAACTGGGCGATCACCGGTCTTTATTTCTTCGACAACCGGGTCGTGCGATATGCCCGCCGTGTCAAGCCGTCGCCGCGGGGAGAGCTCGAGATCACCGATCTGCAAATGCGCTATCTCGCGGCCGGCGCTCTCCACGTCGAGCGCATGGGACGGGGCTTTGCATGGTTGGACACGGGCACGGTCGAGTCGCTTCTCGACGCAGGGACCTTTGTGCAGACGCTTGAAAAACGACAGGGCATGAAGGTGGCTTGTCTCGAGGAGGTCGCCTTTCGGCAGGGATTCATCGATGAAGATCAGCTTCTTGAACTGATTCAGCCGCTGGAGAAGAGCGGATACGGCAGATACCTCAATGAAATCCTGCGGTTGCCCGGGGCGCGCTCCGGCGTCGCAATCGATGGCTGA
- a CDS encoding H-NS family nucleoid-associated regulatory protein — MRRQDLEAMDFEELWLLHEELTKILAEKITAEKRELEKRLAQLNQPEQVGGPESGAAEMGLGQPPRRKYPKVVPKYFNPLKPTETWSGRGKQPRWLVAALQSGHTLEEFRIHENGEASNQNAGGQGH, encoded by the coding sequence ATGCGCAGGCAAGATCTCGAAGCCATGGATTTTGAAGAACTATGGCTCCTCCACGAGGAGCTAACAAAGATTCTTGCTGAAAAGATCACGGCCGAAAAGCGGGAGCTGGAGAAGCGCCTGGCGCAACTCAATCAACCGGAACAGGTCGGTGGGCCCGAAAGCGGGGCGGCAGAGATGGGCCTAGGCCAGCCTCCCCGCCGCAAATACCCAAAGGTCGTACCGAAATACTTCAACCCTCTCAAACCGACAGAAACTTGGTCCGGGCGTGGCAAACAGCCGCGCTGGCTGGTCGCCGCACTACAATCCGGGCACACATTGGAGGAGTTCAGGATTCACGAGAACGGTGAAGCCTCCAACCAGAATGCTGGTGGTCAGGGGCACTGA
- a CDS encoding H-NS family nucleoid-associated regulatory protein, translating into MSTKKLELEAMSLDDLWSLHEEISGILSDRIKAEKQELEKRLAVLGGGMAVFETGETGGPAVSPTGKQRRKYPRVLPKYRNPQTSETWSGRGKRPRWLVAAMKSGRRIEEFRIGAATPKLRQRA; encoded by the coding sequence ATGTCGACCAAGAAGCTCGAACTAGAAGCGATGTCTCTGGACGATCTATGGTCGCTTCATGAGGAAATTAGCGGCATTTTGTCGGATCGGATCAAGGCGGAAAAGCAGGAACTGGAGAAGCGCCTGGCGGTTCTCGGAGGGGGAATGGCCGTGTTCGAAACAGGCGAAACAGGCGGGCCGGCCGTCTCCCCGACCGGCAAGCAGAGGCGCAAATATCCGCGTGTGCTGCCGAAGTACCGCAACCCCCAGACTTCTGAAACCTGGTCAGGACGTGGCAAGCGGCCGCGGTGGTTGGTTGCTGCCATGAAATCCGGCCGACGGATCGAGGAGTTTCGCATAGGGGCAGCGACTCCGAAGCTTCGGCAGCGGGCGTGA